One window of Microcoleus vaginatus PCC 9802 genomic DNA carries:
- the map gene encoding type I methionyl aminopeptidase, whose translation MATERLVLLSSREIEKMRQAGRLAAELLLHLEPMVKPGVSTLEINDEAERWTLAHGAKSAPLGYKGFPKSLCASVNEVVCHGIPNAKQILKEGDIINIDVTPLVDGYHGDTSKTFFVGQPSPVAKKLVEVTEECLRRGIAEVKPGARTGDIGAAIQEYAEAQGFSVVRNFAGHGIHRVFHTEPEILHYGKRGTGKKLRQGMVFTIEPMINEGTWEVEILADGWTSITKDGKLSAQFEHTLAVTDSGVEILTLP comes from the coding sequence ATGGCAACCGAACGTTTAGTGCTTTTATCCAGTAGAGAAATCGAAAAAATGCGCCAAGCAGGCCGTTTAGCGGCCGAACTTCTGCTACATCTTGAACCGATGGTAAAACCCGGTGTTAGCACTCTGGAAATTAACGACGAAGCCGAACGCTGGACTTTGGCACACGGAGCAAAAAGCGCTCCCCTAGGCTATAAAGGATTTCCGAAATCTCTGTGTGCTAGCGTCAACGAAGTAGTCTGTCACGGCATCCCGAATGCGAAACAAATTCTTAAAGAAGGTGACATTATTAATATTGATGTAACGCCTTTAGTGGATGGTTATCATGGGGATACTTCCAAAACTTTTTTTGTGGGCCAACCTTCACCTGTAGCGAAAAAGTTAGTTGAAGTAACCGAGGAATGTTTAAGAAGAGGAATTGCTGAAGTCAAACCAGGTGCTCGTACCGGCGACATCGGTGCAGCGATTCAAGAATATGCTGAAGCACAGGGTTTTTCGGTAGTGCGAAATTTTGCGGGACACGGGATTCACCGAGTCTTTCACACTGAACCGGAAATTTTGCATTACGGCAAGCGGGGCACAGGAAAAAAGCTCAGACAAGGCATGGTTTTTACGATCGAGCCGATGATTAATGAGGGTACTTGGGAAGTGGAAATTCTCGCCGATGGTTGGACATCTATCACCAAGGATGGAAAGCTTTCGGCTCAATTTGAACACACTCTGGCTGTGACTGATTCTGGGGTGGAAATTCTGACTTTACCGTAG
- a CDS encoding LD-carboxypeptidase, whose amino-acid sequence MTDIKFLQPGDLLKVIAPSGTLRESTNFEKGVEIWKSRGYRIQLTPGFDDRWGYLAGSDENRVRQLADALNDRDCRGILCVRGGFGSTRLLEKGNVGKAENSQFPPPDSHSPKWLIGFSDITALLWNQAKLGVWGVHGPMLTTLAAEPDWSVDRLFDCIEGRPLQSLQGKGWGSGKATGRLFPANLTVASHLLGTPYQPDLTGVILAFEDVSEAPYRVDRMLTLWRMAGAFAGVRGIALGRFSRCEIDPSIPSFSIEEVLRDRLGDLNIPIVSDLPFGHEGVNAALPMGIMACLDAESGLLICGDKSQL is encoded by the coding sequence ATGACTGACATAAAATTTCTGCAACCAGGAGATTTGCTCAAAGTAATTGCCCCTAGTGGCACTTTGCGAGAATCAACTAACTTTGAAAAGGGTGTAGAAATTTGGAAATCCCGCGGCTATCGAATTCAATTAACACCGGGTTTTGACGATCGCTGGGGCTATTTGGCCGGTTCCGATGAAAACCGCGTCCGACAGCTCGCAGATGCCCTCAATGACCGCGATTGTCGCGGTATTCTCTGTGTTCGAGGCGGTTTCGGCAGCACTCGACTTTTGGAAAAAGGAAATGTGGGAAAGGCGGAAAACTCCCAATTTCCACCTCCGGATTCCCATTCGCCGAAATGGTTAATCGGCTTTTCAGATATTACTGCTTTGCTGTGGAATCAGGCTAAATTGGGTGTTTGGGGTGTTCACGGGCCGATGCTGACAACTTTGGCTGCTGAACCGGATTGGTCTGTCGATCGACTTTTTGACTGCATAGAAGGTCGTCCCTTACAATCTTTGCAAGGTAAAGGATGGGGCAGCGGAAAAGCCACCGGGCGACTGTTTCCGGCGAATCTGACGGTGGCTTCTCATTTGCTCGGAACCCCGTATCAACCGGATTTGACCGGGGTTATTCTCGCCTTTGAGGATGTTTCCGAGGCTCCTTACAGGGTCGATCGAATGCTGACTTTGTGGCGGATGGCCGGGGCTTTCGCTGGGGTGCGGGGCATTGCTTTGGGACGCTTCAGTCGTTGCGAGATTGATCCAAGTATTCCCAGTTTTAGCATTGAAGAGGTTTTGCGCGATCGGCTGGGGGATTTGAATATTCCCATTGTCTCGGATTTGCCCTTCGGCCACGAGGGGGTTAACGCTGCTTTACCTATGGGAATCATGGCTTGTCTCGACGCTGAATCGGGATTGCTGATTTGCGGCGATAAATCGCAACTTTAG
- a CDS encoding uroporphyrinogen decarboxylase codes for MSALNEVPLLLRAARGETLDRPPVWMMRQAGRYMKAYRDLREKYPSFRERSEIPEVAIEVSLQPWRAFQPDGVILFSDIVTPMPGLGIDMDIAEGKGPIIHAPIRTQQQIDNLQPLNPEESLPFIKTILKSLREEVGNKSTVLGFVGAPWTLAAYAVEGKGSKDYAIIKNMAFSDPTLLHQLLSKFADAIAVYVRYQIDCGAQVVQMFDSWAGQLSPQDYDTFALPYQKQVFEQVKKTHPDTPLILLVSGSAGILERMATSGADIVSVDWTVDMADARRRLGPNMNVQGNLDPGVLFGSQPFIRDRILDTIRKAGPRGHILNLGHGVLPGTPEDNVRFFFETAKQADKLLAVAA; via the coding sequence ATGTCGGCATTAAATGAAGTTCCCTTGTTGTTGCGGGCAGCCCGCGGCGAAACCCTAGACCGCCCGCCCGTTTGGATGATGCGTCAAGCCGGCCGCTACATGAAGGCTTATCGAGATTTGCGAGAAAAGTATCCCTCGTTTCGCGAACGTTCCGAAATTCCCGAAGTTGCGATCGAAGTTTCCCTTCAGCCGTGGCGCGCGTTTCAACCAGACGGCGTAATTCTGTTTTCCGATATTGTCACCCCCATGCCGGGTTTGGGCATCGACATGGACATCGCCGAAGGCAAAGGCCCGATTATCCACGCACCCATCCGCACTCAGCAGCAAATCGACAACCTGCAACCGCTGAACCCGGAAGAAAGCTTGCCGTTTATCAAAACAATCCTGAAATCCCTGCGCGAGGAAGTCGGCAACAAATCCACCGTGCTCGGTTTTGTGGGCGCGCCGTGGACGCTGGCGGCCTATGCCGTTGAGGGCAAAGGTTCTAAAGATTATGCCATCATCAAAAACATGGCATTTTCCGATCCAACTTTACTGCATCAGTTGCTGTCGAAATTCGCAGATGCGATCGCCGTTTACGTGCGCTATCAAATCGACTGTGGCGCGCAAGTAGTGCAAATGTTCGACTCCTGGGCCGGCCAACTCTCCCCGCAGGACTACGACACCTTCGCTTTACCTTACCAGAAACAAGTATTCGAGCAAGTCAAAAAAACCCATCCCGACACACCGCTAATTCTGTTAGTAAGCGGCAGCGCCGGCATCCTCGAACGTATGGCAACATCCGGCGCGGATATCGTCAGCGTCGATTGGACTGTTGACATGGCCGACGCGCGCCGACGTTTGGGCCCGAATATGAACGTTCAAGGAAATCTCGATCCGGGCGTGTTGTTTGGTTCTCAACCGTTTATTCGCGATCGAATTCTTGATACAATTCGCAAAGCGGGCCCGCGCGGACACATCCTCAACTTGGGACACGGCGTATTACCGGGAACTCCCGAAGACAACGTGCGTTTCTTCTTTGAAACGGCAAAACAAGCGGACAAATTGCTTGCAGTTGCTGCTTGA
- a CDS encoding NAD(P)-dependent oxidoreductase, protein MNSKKIFVTGASGCIGHYMTETLIQETNHELYLLVRNPEKLKFDWKARPGINIIQGDMRDIEQFAELLQTINVAIVAATAWGGTQEVFDVNVTKTLRLIQLLSPQTCQQVIYFSTASILGRDNNLLKEAGELGTDYIRSKYNCMVHLSALKNLPPITALYPTLVLGGDAEKPVSHLSSGLPLVAKWIGLIRWFKADGSFHFIHGADIAKVVNYLVEHPPASEEPRHFVLGNPAITANEVVEQACKYLNKNIFFRITLSAWLADFFIWLFRIQVAAWDRFCISYRHFTYQNLVNPESIGMPSYCGTVADMLRTSGIPGTDSK, encoded by the coding sequence ATGAACTCCAAAAAAATTTTTGTGACGGGTGCAAGTGGCTGTATCGGTCACTACATGACCGAAACTTTGATTCAAGAAACAAACCACGAACTTTATTTATTAGTTCGCAACCCCGAAAAATTAAAATTTGACTGGAAAGCCCGCCCCGGCATCAATATAATACAAGGCGATATGCGAGATATCGAGCAATTTGCGGAACTTCTCCAAACAATAAATGTAGCAATTGTAGCCGCCACTGCTTGGGGAGGTACTCAAGAAGTTTTTGATGTTAACGTAACCAAAACTCTCCGCCTAATTCAACTACTTTCGCCACAGACTTGCCAGCAAGTAATTTATTTTTCAACAGCCAGCATTCTCGGTCGAGACAACAATTTGCTTAAAGAAGCCGGGGAACTGGGGACAGATTATATCCGCTCAAAATACAACTGCATGGTGCATTTGTCAGCCTTGAAAAATTTGCCTCCGATTACGGCACTTTACCCGACATTAGTATTGGGAGGAGACGCAGAAAAACCAGTCTCTCACTTGTCCTCTGGTCTGCCACTTGTCGCAAAATGGATTGGTTTGATTCGCTGGTTTAAGGCAGATGGAAGTTTTCACTTCATCCACGGCGCAGATATTGCCAAAGTAGTTAATTATTTAGTTGAGCATCCGCCTGCTTCCGAGGAACCGCGACATTTTGTGCTAGGAAATCCGGCGATTACAGCTAACGAAGTGGTAGAACAAGCTTGCAAGTATTTGAATAAAAACATATTTTTTCGGATTACTCTTTCAGCTTGGCTAGCCGATTTCTTTATTTGGCTGTTCCGAATTCAGGTTGCTGCTTGGGATAGATTTTGCATCAGCTACCGCCATTTTACTTATCAAAATCTTGTGAATCCCGAAAGCATAGGAATGCCGAGTTACTGCGGCACAGTTGCCGATATGTTAAGAACTAGCGGGATTCCCGGCACAGATTCAAAGTAG
- a CDS encoding B12-binding domain-containing radical SAM protein, whose amino-acid sequence MRVLLVYPLFPKTFWSYEKILELVDRKVLLPPLGLVTVAAILPQEWEFKLVDRNIRQITEAEWEWAELVILSAMIVQKEDLLDIIREAKRRGKSVACGGPYPTSVPEEPQAAGIDYLILDEGEITLPMFVEAIGRGEKSGIYRSDGVKPDVTTTPIPRFDLLELDAYDSMSIQFSRGCPFQCEFCDIIVLYGRKPRTKNPQQLIAELDCLYNLGWRRGVFMVDDNFIGNKRSVKLLLKDLKVWQEEHKFPFTFNTEASIDLAQDQELMDMMVACNFNAVFLGIETPDEESLQMTKKFQNTRNSLIESVELIAKSGLRVMAGFIIGFDGEKPGAGQRIVKFAEAAAIPSTTFGMLQALPHTALSHRLAKEGRLRDKSGNLNQTTLMNFIPTRPLEDIAREYVEAFCEVYDAEKYLDRTYRHFLMLGAPTANIPARVPSWIDLRALLTVVWRQGVKRKTRWKFWHHLFSILRRNPAVWDHYLTVCAHNEHFLEYRQIVRDEIEAQLADFLANESQTVYQEPVAVEEKQVQAV is encoded by the coding sequence ATGCGAGTTCTTCTAGTTTACCCGCTGTTTCCGAAAACATTTTGGTCTTACGAGAAAATCCTAGAATTAGTCGATCGTAAAGTGCTGCTGCCACCGCTGGGTTTGGTAACGGTAGCAGCTATTTTACCCCAAGAATGGGAATTTAAGTTAGTCGATCGCAATATCAGACAAATCACCGAAGCAGAATGGGAATGGGCAGAGCTCGTTATTCTCTCCGCAATGATTGTCCAAAAAGAAGATTTGCTAGACATAATTCGCGAAGCAAAACGGCGCGGTAAATCCGTAGCTTGCGGCGGCCCTTACCCGACATCCGTACCCGAAGAACCTCAAGCAGCGGGCATAGATTACCTGATTCTCGACGAAGGCGAAATCACCTTGCCGATGTTTGTCGAAGCAATAGGGCGCGGCGAAAAAAGCGGAATTTATCGATCGGACGGCGTAAAACCCGATGTTACCACAACCCCAATCCCCCGCTTCGATTTGCTGGAATTAGACGCCTACGACTCGATGTCAATTCAATTTTCCAGAGGCTGTCCTTTCCAGTGCGAATTCTGCGATATCATCGTCCTCTACGGCCGCAAACCCCGCACCAAAAACCCCCAACAATTGATAGCAGAATTAGACTGTCTGTACAACTTGGGCTGGCGGCGCGGCGTGTTCATGGTAGACGACAACTTTATCGGCAACAAACGCAGCGTCAAACTGTTGCTAAAAGACTTAAAAGTCTGGCAAGAAGAACACAAATTCCCCTTTACTTTCAACACAGAAGCATCCATCGATTTAGCCCAAGACCAAGAATTGATGGACATGATGGTTGCTTGCAATTTCAATGCAGTGTTTCTCGGGATTGAAACTCCCGATGAAGAAAGCCTGCAAATGACGAAAAAATTCCAAAATACCCGAAATTCCCTGATCGAATCCGTAGAGTTAATTGCCAAATCCGGTTTGCGAGTAATGGCCGGATTTATCATCGGATTTGACGGGGAAAAACCCGGTGCCGGTCAGCGGATTGTCAAGTTTGCCGAAGCAGCAGCCATTCCGAGCACAACCTTTGGAATGCTGCAAGCTTTGCCGCACACTGCATTGTCCCACAGATTAGCAAAAGAAGGGCGGTTGCGCGACAAATCGGGCAACCTCAACCAAACTACCTTGATGAACTTTATTCCGACGCGGCCTCTCGAAGATATCGCCCGCGAATATGTCGAGGCATTCTGCGAAGTGTACGATGCTGAGAAATATTTAGACCGGACTTATCGCCATTTCTTAATGTTAGGTGCACCTACAGCAAATATACCTGCTCGAGTTCCTAGTTGGATAGACTTGCGAGCACTGTTAACTGTGGTGTGGCGTCAGGGAGTCAAGCGCAAAACTCGGTGGAAGTTCTGGCATCATTTGTTCAGCATTCTCAGACGCAATCCTGCGGTTTGGGATCATTATTTGACAGTGTGTGCTCACAACGAGCATTTCCTCGAATACCGCCAGATTGTGCGGGATGAAATCGAAGCTCAATTAGCCGACTTTTTGGCTAATGAGTCTCAAACTGTATATCAAGAACCTGTTGCTGTTGAGGAAAAGCAAGTGCAAGCGGTTTAG
- a CDS encoding type II toxin-antitoxin system Phd/YefM family antitoxin, protein METVNIHQAKTNLSRLLSRVELGEEIIISNEGIPVAKLVPFRTSSNRRASLGKDRGRFLLPEDFNDPLPKEILTAFEGDEE, encoded by the coding sequence ATGGAAACTGTAAATATTCATCAAGCTAAAACGAATCTCTCACGACTATTGTCGCGTGTGGAACTGGGAGAAGAAATCATTATTTCCAACGAAGGCATCCCAGTCGCAAAATTGGTTCCGTTTCGTACTTCATCCAATCGACGAGCTAGTTTAGGGAAAGATCGAGGGCGATTTCTTTTGCCAGAGGACTTTAACGATCCTTTGCCAAAAGAGATTTTGACAGCATTTGAGGGAGATGAAGAGTGA
- a CDS encoding type II toxin-antitoxin system VapC family toxin has product MKLLLDTQCFLWWFAQPDRLNEEAIAQIADETNELWFSVASVWEMGIKVAIGKLPLPEPIDTYISTRMIQLGARSLEITAPHALRAAALPLHHRDPFDRMLIAQAQMEEMTLVSADSMFKQYSDIAILWAATS; this is encoded by the coding sequence GTGAAACTCTTGCTGGATACGCAGTGTTTTTTGTGGTGGTTTGCCCAACCAGATCGATTGAATGAGGAGGCGATCGCACAGATTGCCGATGAAACGAACGAATTGTGGTTTTCTGTTGCTAGTGTGTGGGAAATGGGCATCAAAGTTGCGATCGGAAAGTTACCACTCCCAGAACCGATAGATACCTACATTTCGACACGCATGATACAGTTAGGTGCGCGATCGCTGGAAATTACAGCACCTCATGCCCTGCGAGCGGCTGCCTTACCATTACATCATCGAGATCCCTTCGATCGAATGCTGATTGCCCAGGCTCAGATGGAGGAGATGACGCTTGTGAGTGCTGATTCAATGTTCAAGCAATACAGCGATATTGCTATTCTTTGGGCGGCCACTTCGTGA
- a CDS encoding protease HtpX has translation MLGTNQLRTAALLGLLSGLLVLGSYYLIGNEQGLYIGLALAAFSSFSSWYYSDTAALMAYRAQPLARSEAPELYDMVASLSEKAEIPVPKIFLVPTQSPNAFATGRDPEHATIAVTEGIIKLLSREELEGVLAHELTHIRNRDTLTQAVAGTIAGAITFVGRILTFGALYGPVTRDSRQGANPFGLLFLIILAPLSATVIQMAISRTREFAADSGAVEITNNPIGLANALQKLEKLGHEIPMHGNPAMSPLLIVNPFSTKGLQSLFRTHPPTEDRIQRLLEIAQQQQGTPVMAYVPGI, from the coding sequence ATGCTAGGAACCAATCAACTCAGAACAGCCGCTCTCTTAGGACTTCTAAGCGGCCTTCTCGTTTTAGGAAGTTATTATTTAATCGGCAACGAGCAAGGACTTTACATCGGTTTAGCGCTAGCAGCGTTCTCAAGTTTTAGCTCTTGGTACTATTCCGACACGGCCGCGTTAATGGCTTACCGCGCTCAGCCGCTCGCGCGCAGCGAAGCTCCCGAACTCTACGATATGGTAGCCTCGCTGAGTGAAAAAGCAGAAATTCCGGTGCCGAAAATATTTCTAGTTCCCACTCAATCTCCCAACGCATTCGCCACAGGAAGAGACCCGGAACACGCGACAATAGCAGTTACTGAAGGCATCATAAAGCTGCTTTCTCGCGAAGAATTAGAAGGCGTTTTAGCCCACGAACTCACGCACATCCGCAACCGCGATACCCTCACTCAAGCAGTTGCAGGCACAATTGCCGGTGCAATTACATTTGTCGGGCGAATACTGACTTTTGGAGCGCTTTACGGCCCAGTGACGCGGGATAGCAGACAAGGCGCGAATCCGTTTGGTTTGCTGTTTTTAATCATTTTAGCACCGCTATCAGCAACCGTAATTCAAATGGCGATTTCTCGGACGCGGGAATTTGCAGCAGACAGCGGTGCGGTAGAAATTACCAATAACCCGATCGGCTTAGCAAACGCCCTGCAAAAGTTGGAGAAACTGGGTCATGAAATTCCTATGCACGGCAATCCTGCGATGTCGCCGCTGCTGATTGTCAATCCTTTTTCGACTAAAGGTTTGCAGTCACTTTTCCGCACTCACCCGCCGACAGAGGATCGCATTCAACGCCTTTTGGAAATCGCGCAGCAGCAGCAAGGTACTCCAGTTATGGCCTACGTCCCCGGAATTTGA
- the hflB gene encoding ATP-dependent zinc metalloprotease FtsH, translating into MAIKDQPQPPRFRQISNVLLLLSSLFLLANIFLPNLFGPQIPQVPYSLFVHQVQEQDVVRASVGQNEIRYQLKGEGDQPGQVLSTTPIFDLELPKLLQEKGVEFAATPPAKNGWIGSVLSWVVPPLIFVAIFQFFMNRQGGGPQGALSLGKSKAKVYVEGESAKITFADVAGVEEAKTELVEVVEFLKTPDRFTAIGARIPKGVLLVGPPGTGKTLLAKAVAGEAGVPFFSISGSEFVELFVGVGSARVRDLFEQAKKQAPCIIFIDELDAIGKSRSSNASFGGNDEREQTLNQLLTEMDGFAAGNTTVIVLAATNRPESLDAALLRPGRFDRQVLVDRPDLSGREEILNIHAQKVKLGPDINLKAIATRTPGFSGADLANLVNEAALLAARNKRLTVAQEDFAEAIERIVAGLEKKSRVLNEKEKTIVAYHEVGHAMVGALMTGNGEVAKISIVPRGMAALGYTLQLPTEDRFLLDESELRGQIATLLGGRSAEEVVFGSITTGASNDLQRATDLAERMVTTYGMSKVLGPLAYDRGQQSMFLNDGMGNARRAVSAQTAEAIDQEVKEIVETAHQQALDILKANRELLETITQKLLETEVVEGDSLREFLRQVRPLDKVAASV; encoded by the coding sequence ATGGCCATTAAAGACCAGCCCCAACCACCTCGTTTTCGACAAATTAGCAATGTCTTGTTATTGCTCTCAAGTTTGTTCCTGCTGGCAAACATCTTTTTACCCAATTTGTTCGGCCCTCAAATTCCCCAAGTGCCTTACAGCTTGTTCGTCCATCAGGTTCAAGAACAAGATGTAGTCCGAGCTTCGGTAGGCCAAAATGAAATTCGCTACCAACTAAAAGGCGAAGGCGACCAACCCGGTCAAGTGCTGTCAACGACGCCGATTTTTGACTTGGAACTTCCTAAACTTTTGCAAGAAAAAGGCGTTGAATTTGCGGCAACTCCCCCTGCCAAAAATGGCTGGATCGGCAGTGTTTTAAGCTGGGTGGTTCCGCCGCTGATTTTTGTGGCGATTTTTCAATTTTTCATGAACAGGCAGGGTGGCGGGCCTCAGGGTGCGCTCTCGCTCGGAAAAAGCAAAGCTAAGGTCTATGTAGAAGGCGAATCGGCGAAAATTACTTTTGCTGATGTGGCTGGAGTAGAAGAGGCTAAAACTGAATTAGTCGAAGTTGTTGAGTTCCTGAAAACTCCCGACAGGTTTACGGCAATTGGTGCGCGAATTCCGAAAGGCGTGCTGTTAGTCGGGCCTCCGGGAACTGGCAAAACGCTGTTAGCAAAAGCAGTGGCTGGTGAAGCTGGCGTGCCGTTTTTTAGCATCTCCGGTTCGGAGTTTGTGGAACTGTTTGTAGGTGTTGGTTCTGCAAGAGTTAGAGATTTATTCGAGCAGGCTAAGAAACAGGCTCCTTGTATTATTTTCATTGATGAATTGGACGCGATCGGCAAATCTCGTAGCAGTAACGCTAGCTTCGGTGGGAATGATGAACGCGAACAAACTCTCAATCAATTGTTAACTGAAATGGATGGTTTTGCTGCGGGCAATACTACGGTAATTGTGCTTGCTGCAACTAACCGCCCGGAAAGTTTGGATGCTGCTTTGTTGCGCCCTGGTCGTTTCGATCGCCAAGTTTTAGTCGATCGCCCCGATTTATCTGGTCGCGAAGAAATTTTGAACATTCACGCTCAAAAAGTGAAGTTGGGCCCGGATATTAATTTGAAGGCGATCGCCACTCGCACCCCCGGTTTTTCCGGCGCTGATTTGGCAAATTTGGTGAATGAAGCTGCTTTGTTGGCGGCCCGCAACAAACGCCTAACTGTAGCGCAGGAAGACTTTGCAGAGGCGATCGAACGAATTGTAGCTGGCTTGGAAAAGAAAAGCCGCGTGCTCAATGAAAAAGAGAAAACCATCGTTGCTTATCACGAAGTTGGACACGCGATGGTGGGTGCTCTGATGACTGGTAATGGCGAAGTTGCGAAAATCTCGATCGTCCCTCGCGGTATGGCTGCTTTGGGTTATACTTTGCAGTTACCGACTGAAGACCGTTTCTTGTTAGATGAATCGGAATTGCGGGGTCAAATTGCGACTTTGTTGGGGGGGCGATCGGCTGAGGAAGTCGTGTTTGGTAGCATTACTACTGGCGCTTCCAACGACTTGCAAAGGGCGACGGATTTAGCTGAACGGATGGTGACCACTTACGGGATGAGTAAGGTTTTGGGGCCTCTAGCTTACGATCGAGGTCAACAATCAATGTTCCTCAATGACGGTATGGGAAATGCCCGCCGCGCGGTAAGTGCTCAGACTGCTGAGGCGATCGACCAAGAAGTGAAGGAAATTGTCGAAACTGCACATCAGCAAGCTTTGGATATTCTGAAAGCAAATCGGGAATTGTTGGAAACAATTACCCAGAAACTGTTGGAAACTGAGGTGGTGGAAGGTGATTCACTTCGCGAATTCCTCCGTCAAGTGCGGCCTTTAGATAAGGTTGCGGCTTCAGTTTAA